Proteins encoded in a region of the Balaenoptera musculus isolate JJ_BM4_2016_0621 chromosome 5, mBalMus1.pri.v3, whole genome shotgun sequence genome:
- the SPATA18 gene encoding mitochondria-eating protein isoform X3, translating to MADNLRKLVSNESLRSMQDQLESWLREYNTNSCDQNLNHCLELIEQVAEVQRQLFGIFTMAAQEGGHYDGVETIKSRLLPWLEASFTAASLGKPVDSKVSSLQDTFDKDGHKESGARDRDIQQLDADLNATRHQLNQVQDDMAETEKTLEETKNRSAISLLTAEEEINQLRKQLKSLQAQEESRHRHSEHRSSEKRGSERRREELRGSEQMGADGWSVDQRKAEAICDYEKQLRTLKDEIAVLSAEKSVLQGRSARSRSPSPDPRSHGRSRSRSTSPNTAVAKVRSPSPSRAKLSSAARKAALLSRFSDAYSQTRLDAQCLLRRCIDKAETVQRIIYIAAVEAFHVAKVAFRHFKIRVRKSLTPSYAGSNDFEDAVLDYIICHLDLYDSQSSVNDVIRAMNVNPKISFPPEVDFCLLSNFIHEICCIAFAMQTLDPPLDIAFGADGEIFNDCKYRRSYDSDFTAPLVFYHVWPAIMENDCIIMKGEAVTRRGAFWNSVRSLSRCRSRSLSPICPRSRISLSTISRSRSPSPIRYGLPSITLRQGCVLEGELSAQVTPVLT from the exons ACGAACTCATGTGATCAAAATCTAAATCATTGCCTCGAACTCATTGAACAAGTCGCCGAAGTGCAGAGACAACTCTTTGGGATCTTCACTATGGCAGCCCAAGAGG GAGGACATTATGATGGTGTGGAAACAATCAAATCGCGCCTTTTGCCTTGGCTGGAGGCCTCCTTTACTGCCGCTTCCCTAGGAAAACCTGTCGACAGCAAGGTGTCCTCTCTACAG GACACGTTTGATAAGGACGGACATAAAGAGTCTGGCGCTCGGGATCGGGACATACAACAATTAGATGCTGATTTGAATGCAACTCGTCATCAACTCAACCAGGTTCAAGACGA TATGGCTGAAACTGAAAAGACTCTTGAAGAAACCAAGAACAGATCGGCCATATCCCTTCTGACTGCAGAGGAGGAAATAAATCAGCTAAGAAAgca gcTTAAATCTCTTCAAGCCCAGGAGGAATCTCGCCACAGACACTCAGAGCATAGGAGCTCAGAGAAGCGGGGCTCCGAGCGTAGGAGAGAGGAGCTGCGGGGCTCGGAGCAGATGGGCGCGGACGGGTGGAGCGTAGACCAGCGGAAGGCAGAAGCGATATGCGATTATGAGAAACAGCTCCGAACGCTGAAGGACGAGATAGCTGTTCTGTCCGCTGAAAAATCTGTACTCCAAGGAAG GTCCGCCAGGAGCCGGTCTCCGAGCCCTGACCCTCGCAGCCACGGCCGCAGCCGCAGCCGGTCCACCAGCCCCAACACCGCGGTCGCGAAGGTCAGGAGCCCGTCTCCAAGTCGCGCCAAACTGTCCAGCGCGGCGCGCAAGGCCGCCCTGCTGTCCCGGTTCAGCGACGCCTATTCCCAGACCCGCCTGGATGCGCAGTGCCTGCTGCGGCGCTGCATCGACAAAGCCGAGACGGTGCAGCGGATCATCTACATCGCGGCAGTG GAGGCGTTCCATGTAGCTAAAGTGGCATTCAGACACTTCAAGATCCGTGTGAGGAAATCGCTGACACCGTCTTATGCAGGGTCAAATGACTTTGAGGATGCTGTTTTGGATTATATCATTTGTCATCTTGATCTATATGATTCCCAAAGCAGTGTTAAT gatGTGATCCGAGCCATGAATGTCAATCCCAAGATTTCATTCCCTCCTGAAGTTGACTTTTGCCTCCTCAGTAACTTCATCCATGAGATATGTTGCATCGCCTTTGCAATGCAGACTTTAGACCCACCTCTCGATATTGCATTTGGGGCCGATGGAGAAATTTTTAATGATTGCAA GTACCGTCGAAGCTATGACTCCGATTTCACGGCTCCCTTGGTCTTCTATCACGTGTGGCCTGCTATCATGGAGAATGACTGTATCATTATGAAGGGAGAAGCTGTCACCAGGAGAGGGGCTTTT tgGAACTCAGTGCGATCTCTAAGTCGATGTCGAAGCAGGAGTTTAAGTCCCATCTGCCCTCGTAGCCGTATTAGTTTAAGCACG atatCTCGAAGCCGGAGTCCTTCTCCAATAAGATATGGATTGCCAA
- the SPATA18 gene encoding mitochondria-eating protein isoform X1, which yields MADNLRKLVSNESLRSMQDQLESWLREYNTNSCDQNLNHCLELIEQVAEVQRQLFGIFTMAAQEGGHYDGVETIKSRLLPWLEASFTAASLGKPVDSKVSSLQDTFDKDGHKESGARDRDIQQLDADLNATRHQLNQVQDDMAETEKTLEETKNRSAISLLTAEEEINQLRKQSARSRSPSPDPRSHGRSRSRSTSPNTAVAKVRSPSPSRAKLSSAARKAALLSRFSDAYSQTRLDAQCLLRRCIDKAETVQRIIYIAAVEAFHVAKVAFRHFKIRVRKSLTPSYAGSNDFEDAVLDYIICHLDLYDSQSSVNDVIRAMNVNPKISFPPEVDFCLLSNFIHEICCIAFAMQTLDPPLDIAFGADGEIFNDCKYRRSYDSDFTAPLVFYHVWPAIMENDCIIMKGEAVTRRGAFWNSVRSLSRCRSRSLSPICPRSRISLSTISRSRSPSPIRYGLPRF from the exons ACGAACTCATGTGATCAAAATCTAAATCATTGCCTCGAACTCATTGAACAAGTCGCCGAAGTGCAGAGACAACTCTTTGGGATCTTCACTATGGCAGCCCAAGAGG GAGGACATTATGATGGTGTGGAAACAATCAAATCGCGCCTTTTGCCTTGGCTGGAGGCCTCCTTTACTGCCGCTTCCCTAGGAAAACCTGTCGACAGCAAGGTGTCCTCTCTACAG GACACGTTTGATAAGGACGGACATAAAGAGTCTGGCGCTCGGGATCGGGACATACAACAATTAGATGCTGATTTGAATGCAACTCGTCATCAACTCAACCAGGTTCAAGACGA TATGGCTGAAACTGAAAAGACTCTTGAAGAAACCAAGAACAGATCGGCCATATCCCTTCTGACTGCAGAGGAGGAAATAAATCAGCTAAGAAAgca GTCCGCCAGGAGCCGGTCTCCGAGCCCTGACCCTCGCAGCCACGGCCGCAGCCGCAGCCGGTCCACCAGCCCCAACACCGCGGTCGCGAAGGTCAGGAGCCCGTCTCCAAGTCGCGCCAAACTGTCCAGCGCGGCGCGCAAGGCCGCCCTGCTGTCCCGGTTCAGCGACGCCTATTCCCAGACCCGCCTGGATGCGCAGTGCCTGCTGCGGCGCTGCATCGACAAAGCCGAGACGGTGCAGCGGATCATCTACATCGCGGCAGTG GAGGCGTTCCATGTAGCTAAAGTGGCATTCAGACACTTCAAGATCCGTGTGAGGAAATCGCTGACACCGTCTTATGCAGGGTCAAATGACTTTGAGGATGCTGTTTTGGATTATATCATTTGTCATCTTGATCTATATGATTCCCAAAGCAGTGTTAAT gatGTGATCCGAGCCATGAATGTCAATCCCAAGATTTCATTCCCTCCTGAAGTTGACTTTTGCCTCCTCAGTAACTTCATCCATGAGATATGTTGCATCGCCTTTGCAATGCAGACTTTAGACCCACCTCTCGATATTGCATTTGGGGCCGATGGAGAAATTTTTAATGATTGCAA GTACCGTCGAAGCTATGACTCCGATTTCACGGCTCCCTTGGTCTTCTATCACGTGTGGCCTGCTATCATGGAGAATGACTGTATCATTATGAAGGGAGAAGCTGTCACCAGGAGAGGGGCTTTT tgGAACTCAGTGCGATCTCTAAGTCGATGTCGAAGCAGGAGTTTAAGTCCCATCTGCCCTCGTAGCCGTATTAGTTTAAGCACG atatCTCGAAGCCGGAGTCCTTCTCCAATAAGATATGGATTGCCAA